A region of the Pseudarthrobacter oxydans genome:
CAGGGGCGCGGCAAGCGCTCTCCGGCGGATTCCCAGTGTTTCATTGCAATCTACTCGAGTCAACAGTCCGGTGAATGGATTAATGCTTACCGACAAAAAGAAAAATTAACCCCTTGCCCACTCAAATCTACTCGTGTAGATTCTTCCCTAGTTGTTACCCCCATCACAGTCAGGAAAGGGTCGAAGATGACCACCCTTGCCAAAAACCCGAGATCCGCCACCGGCGCAGCGGTGTCTGCAGCCAAGCCGCGGGGCAGCCTCCGCCGGTTCGGCGATCTCAAGATCGCACTGCTGTTCATCGCCCCGGCAATGATCGGTTTCGTCGTCTTCTACGTGGTGCCCACCATCCGCGGTGTCTACCTCAGCTTCACGGAGTACAACATCCTGGGAGACCCCACGTGGGTGGGGGTGGACAATTACACGGCGATCGCCAAGGATCCACTCTTCTGGAACTCCCTGGCCGTCACAGGCCAGTACGTTTTCCTCAATATCGTCCTCCAGACCGCCCTGGCCCTGGGCCTGGCACTGTTGATGAACCGGGTCGCCAAGTCCACCCTCATCCGGGGAGCCCTGCTGCTGCCCTGGATGATGTCCAACATCATCGCGGCACTGCTGTGGTTCTGGATGCTGGACTACCAGATTGGCGTGGTCAACCAGTTCATCGAGTGGGCCGGCCTCCCCCGCGTCGCGTTCTTCGGCAGCGAGGAGTGGGCCATCCCCACCCAGGCCCTGATCAACACCTGGCGCCACATGGGCTACACCGCCCTGCTCATCTTCGCCGGCATGCAGGCCATCCCGGGCCACGTCTATGAAGTTGCCAAGCTCGACGGCGCTTCACCGTTCCAGACGTTCACCAAGATCACCCTTCCGCTGCTGCGGCCGGTCCTGGTCCTCGTCCTCGTCGTAACGGTGATCGGCTCCTTCCAGGTCTTCGACACTGTCGCAGTGACCACCGGCGGCGGGCCGGTCAACGCCACCCGCGTCATCCAGTACTACATCTACCAGCGGGCCTTCACCGAGTCGGACTTCGGCTACGGATCAGCCATCGCCGTCATTCTCTTCCTCATCCTCGCCCTGGTGGCCTTCATCCAGATGAAGTTCCTCAAGGGCAACGAGTCGGACCTGGACTAAGGAGCCTCCCGCATGACCACCACCAGCCGCGCAACGCTGCCGGCGCCAGCCCGCCGCCGTCGTCCCTTCAACGCCCGCCGCGCCGGCGCCTGGGCCCTCATCGTCCTCGCCATCGCCGTCTCCATCCTCCCGTTCTTCTGGGTCCTGCGCACGGCACTGTCCACCAACAACGCGCTTGCCGCCAACGCAACCAGCCTCCTTCCCGCTGAGTTCAGCTTCGGTGCGTTCCTGCGGGTCTTCGGCCTGCAGAGCCCGGCCGACGCCGTCGCAGAGGGCGGTTCCGGTGCAGCCATCAACTTCTGGCTCTACCTGCGGAACTCGATCATCTTTTCCTCCATCACTACCGCAGGCGCCGTGTTCTTCAGCGCGATGGCCGCCTACGCCTTTGCCCGGCTGCGCTGGAAGGGCCGGAATGCGGTCTTCAGCCTCTTCCTGGGGACCATGCTGGTCCCGCCGATCTTCACCGCGCTGCCCAACTTCCTGCTGATCAAGAACCTGGACCTGCTCAACACCATGCTCGGCATGGTCCTCCCGTACATCTTCATGACGCCGTTCGCCATTTTCTTCCTCCGGCAGTTCTTCCTGAACATGTCCCGGGAGGTGGAGGAGGCGGCCATGCTCGACGGCGCCAAGCACCTGCGCATCTTCTTCCAGATTGTGCTTCCCAACGCCGCCGCCCCGATCGCCACCCTGGCGCTGCTCACCTTCATCGGCCAGTGGAACGAATATTTCTGGCCCCTGCTGGTGGGGTCGCAGGACGATGTCCGCGTCCTGCAGGTGGGGCTCGGCGTCTTCAAGTCCCAGTCACCCCAGGGCGCACCGGACTGGTCCGGCCTGATGGCGGCAACCCTCATCTCGGCCCTGCCGGTGCTGGTGCTCTTCGCCGCCTTCGGCAAGAAGATCGTCAATTCCATCGGCTTCTCCGGCATCAAATAAGAACCTCATTCACCGCCTCCCTCCCATCCCCAAAAGGAAAGTAGAACCATGAAGAAATCCCTCGGCGCCGTTGCCGTTGCCGCCGCTGTGGCGCTCTCCCTCTCCGCCTGCAGCGGATCCTCCTCCTCGGCTGAATCAGCCAAGGGCGAGATCAGCTACTGGCTCTGGGACGCCAACCAGCTCCCCGCCTACCAGCAGTGCGCCGATGACTTCACCAAGGCCAACCCGGACATCAAGGTGAAGATCACCCAGCGCGGCTGGGATGACTACTGGAGCACCCTCACCAACGGCTTTGTTGGCGGCACCGCCCCGGACGTGTTCACCAACCACCTGGGACGCTACGGCGAACTGGCAGAAAACAAGCAGCTGCTGGCCATCGACGACGCCGTCAAGAAGGACAACATCGACCTGACCGCCTACAACGAAGGCCTCGCCGATCTCTGGGTGGGCCAGGACGGCAAGCGCTACGGCCTGCCCAAGGACTGGGACACCATCGGCCTCTTCTACAACAAGGCCATGCTCGCCAGCGCGGGGATCACCGAGGAGCAGATGAAGGACCTCACCTGGAACCCGGAAGACGGCGGCACCTATGAAAAGGTCATCGCGCACCTCACCGTGGACAAGAGCGGGAAGCGGGGCGACGAGCCAGGGTTCGACAAGAACAACGTCCAGGTCTACGGGCTGGGCCTGAACGGCGGCGGCGACTCCTCGGGCCAGACCGAGTGGAGCTACCTCACCAACACCACCGGCTGGTCCCACA
Encoded here:
- a CDS encoding sugar ABC transporter permease, translating into MTTLAKNPRSATGAAVSAAKPRGSLRRFGDLKIALLFIAPAMIGFVVFYVVPTIRGVYLSFTEYNILGDPTWVGVDNYTAIAKDPLFWNSLAVTGQYVFLNIVLQTALALGLALLMNRVAKSTLIRGALLLPWMMSNIIAALLWFWMLDYQIGVVNQFIEWAGLPRVAFFGSEEWAIPTQALINTWRHMGYTALLIFAGMQAIPGHVYEVAKLDGASPFQTFTKITLPLLRPVLVLVLVVTVIGSFQVFDTVAVTTGGGPVNATRVIQYYIYQRAFTESDFGYGSAIAVILFLILALVAFIQMKFLKGNESDLD
- a CDS encoding carbohydrate ABC transporter permease, producing the protein MTTTSRATLPAPARRRRPFNARRAGAWALIVLAIAVSILPFFWVLRTALSTNNALAANATSLLPAEFSFGAFLRVFGLQSPADAVAEGGSGAAINFWLYLRNSIIFSSITTAGAVFFSAMAAYAFARLRWKGRNAVFSLFLGTMLVPPIFTALPNFLLIKNLDLLNTMLGMVLPYIFMTPFAIFFLRQFFLNMSREVEEAAMLDGAKHLRIFFQIVLPNAAAPIATLALLTFIGQWNEYFWPLLVGSQDDVRVLQVGLGVFKSQSPQGAPDWSGLMAATLISALPVLVLFAAFGKKIVNSIGFSGIK
- a CDS encoding sugar ABC transporter substrate-binding protein; its protein translation is MKKSLGAVAVAAAVALSLSACSGSSSSAESAKGEISYWLWDANQLPAYQQCADDFTKANPDIKVKITQRGWDDYWSTLTNGFVGGTAPDVFTNHLGRYGELAENKQLLAIDDAVKKDNIDLTAYNEGLADLWVGQDGKRYGLPKDWDTIGLFYNKAMLASAGITEEQMKDLTWNPEDGGTYEKVIAHLTVDKSGKRGDEPGFDKNNVQVYGLGLNGGGDSSGQTEWSYLTNTTGWSHTDKNPWGTRYNYDDPKFQASMDWFAGLADKGYMPKLETTVGAAMADTFAAGKSAINAHGSWMIGQYTGYKGVEVGIAPTPVGPEGKRASMFNGLADSIWAGTKKKDASIKWVEYLASADCQDVVASKAVVFPALKASSEKASEAFKAKGVDVTAFTEHVRNKTTFLYPITDNTAKVKGIMEPAMDAVVSGKAPASSLTQANEQVNALFK